A region from the Gossypium hirsutum isolate 1008001.06 chromosome A08, Gossypium_hirsutum_v2.1, whole genome shotgun sequence genome encodes:
- the LOC107952608 gene encoding uncharacterized protein: MGENIAHIYRHQNQAEEQDEEALSLCNFPLDVTKTSSENYHLGKVSALQGLSRRSSSDAGPELFEFLSDLSSDMCPADDIIFCGKLIPLNEQSIPFQTRKDCSFEEDRENHVLRKRSESLSELRSDSITRTGSTKEYTKLLRNSRSLDYKKLRRYDMVRNPSTRSSGKSEVPTKKLIKRKWFVFMFGMVKFPPEMELKDIKIRQCRRNPSIMFPSAEGGSKKHSGNRSSGKGSWSLLKALSCRDHRSVAVAASLWMPQA, from the coding sequence ATGGGAGAAAACATTGCTCATATTTATCGTCATCAAAACCAAGCCGAAGAGCAAGACGAAGAAGCACTTTCTCTTTGCAACTTTCCTTTAGATGTTACCAAAACCAGCTCAGAAAATTATCACTTGGGCAAAGTGTCTGCCCTGCAGGGCTTATCTAGAAGATCATCATCTGATGCTGGCCCTGAACTCTTCGAGTTTCTCAGCGATCTTAGCTCCGATATGTGCCCAGCTGACGACATAATCTTTTGCGGCAAACTCATTCCTTTGAATGAGCAATCCATTCCCTTTCAAACACGGAAAGATTGCTCTTTCGAAGAAGATAGAGAAAACCATGTTTTACGCAAACGATCCGAGTCACTCTCCGAGTTACGTAGCGACTCCATAACTCGAACCGGCAGCACCAAAGAGTACACTAAGCTTCTTAGGAACAGTCGTTCCTTGGACTATAAAAAGCTTCGCCGTTATGACATGGTTAGAAATCCTTCAACAAGAAGTTCCGGAAAATCCGAAGTTCCTACGAAAAAACTTATTAAGCGGAAGTGGTTTGTTTTCATGTTTGGAATGGTTAAGTTTCCACCGGAAATGGAGCTTAAAGATATCAAAATCCGACAGTGCCGTCGGAATCCATCGATTATGTTTCCATCAGCGGAAGGTGGCAGTAAAAAACATTCTGGTAACCGGAGCTCAGGCAAGGGTTCTTGGAGTTTGTTAAAAGCGTTAAGTTGCAGAGATCATAGAAGTGTCGCAGTAGCGGCATCATTGTGGATGCCTCAAGcctaa